One window of Athalia rosae chromosome 2, iyAthRosa1.1, whole genome shotgun sequence genomic DNA carries:
- the LOC105688322 gene encoding tektin-3-like yields the protein MAAVKKESKKEEETIMYTQLQPWSSVGALPCMEQISGPPIPLRTGEYYRMPRPHPWRPTLGYENIEVIPLPAQPVTNQLVDPCYTPNGMATEPLKFPNLVTGFERNPAHAARTALYTRYTPYEWLQNQIRIYNEADANRHFSEKLSSDTVQLMRLVDDKVQGGQRDTGRKIGERITDITFWRNEVASELERSIIENDRMQECRRVLQKAIQDLDGQLHIAQECLYHRESRRGTELVHDGTEQALLKEVETVRNGQKKLEQFTDKCIEQLRNGRASQNQLEMDIKNKETALGIDTMCHQLNNFSRGLQYYGGIERYDPCITFAESWAEASNSTVKKSQAERTRSCQLRSEIEIMINGVAQKMWDAWSNTNNALARRSAEMLEAKGKLQNHLHMIQRDIFAIEKNLELMGKAIADKSAALKVAHTRLEARTHRPELELCRDYAQLSLVSEVEAINGMIGGMHMKMQQSEAQHQQLLRIRASLETDLKAKVDALFVDREKCMGMRRSYPITATVKY from the exons ATGGCAGCAGTAAAGAAAGAATccaagaaagaagaggaaactATCATGTACACt CAACTTCAACCGTGGAGTTCGGTCGGAGCGCTGCCCTGTATGGAGCAAATCTCGGGACCACCGATTCCTCTTCGAACTGGAGAATATTACAGAATGCCAAGACCACATCCATGGCGTCCTACTCTAGGCtatgaaaatatcgaagtCATTCCATT ACCCGCTCAACCAGTGACAAATCAACTGGTAGATCCATGTTACACTCCGAATGGCATGGCCACCGAGCCACTAAAATTTCCAAACTTGGTAACTGGCTTCGAACGAAATCCTGCACATGCTGCACGTACAGCGTTGTATACCAGATATACACCCTACGAATGGCTCCAAAATCAAATCAGAATTTACAACGAAGCTGACGCAAACAgacatttttctgaaaaacttAGCAGTGATACTGTGCAACTAATGCG ACTGGTCGATGACAAGGTTCAAGGAGGTCAAAGGGACACCGGTCGTAAAATCGGGGAAAGAATAACTGATATAACATTTTGGCGCAATGAAGTCGCTTCGGAGTTGGAACGTTCGATAATAGAAAATGATAGAATGCAGGAGTGTCGCAGGGTGTTGCAAAAGGCTATTCAAGATTTAGATGGACAACTGCATATCGCTCAAGAATGCCTTTATCACAGGGAATCTCGAAGGG GGACGGAGCTGGTTCACGATGGAACTGAACAAGCATTGTTGAAAGAAGTTGAAACAGTGAGAAATGGTCAGAAAAAGCTGGAACAATTCACGGATAAATGCATAGAGCAG CTGAGAAATGGTAGAGCGTCGCAAAATCAATTGGAAATGGATATAAAGAACAAGGAAACAGCCCTTGGGATAGACACGATGTGCCATCAGTTAAATAATTTCAGTAGAGGTTTGCAATACTACGGTGGAATTGAAAGATATGACCCATG CATTACATTCGCTGAATCCTGGGCGGAAGCGTCAAATAGCACGGTAAAAAAGTCACAGGCAGAGAGGACAAGATCTTGCCAACTCAGAAGCGAAATAGAGATAATGATTAACGGAGTAGCTCAAAAAATGTGGGATGCTTGGAGCAATACAAATAATGCATTGGCGCGCAGATCTGCTGAGATGTTGGAAGCCAAGGGCAAGTTACAAAATCATCTGCACATGATTCAGAGGGACATATTTGCTATTGAAAAGAACCTTGAACTAATGGGTAAAGCTATTGCTGATAAAAGTGCGGCATTAAAAGTGGCGCACACTCGTCTCGAAGCAAGAACTCACCGACCTGAACTTGAACTGTGTCGTGATTACGCACAACTGAG CCTGGTGAGTGAGGTCGAGGCGATAAATGGAATGATTGGCGGTATGCACATGAAAATGCAGCAGAGCGAAGCTCAGCATCAACAATTATTGAGGATAAGAGCCAGCTTAGAAACTGATCTCAAAGCAAAGGTCGATGCCTTATTTGTTGACAGAGAAAAATGCATGGGAATGAGACGCAGTTATCCGATAACTGCAACCGTTAAATACTAG
- the LOC105688317 gene encoding uncharacterized protein LOC105688317 isoform X2, with the protein MVALKEGFFLVKIIIIGAAASQEILWNLGKRNESRYDNILNKEARCKTRILPLILDKIIDVYMTDGYNLLIAIGDRGKNDCYCENIVGGFFKLGTRTVLATTPNTDKLNMSEVVYQHPTGYILLETDSKEMKDQLIQFARMGSAWNPRGLFIKLANSKVEAVNMMKKLWENFIYKVVILIIGDGFSDKIEAYTWQPYHPHDYCGPPTLENLIKLGISTEDFNFEKKNNFQPGIMPKTFGNCPLNVTINIWEPYVYPEDKNEAQRGMETSLVRMVFQKMKIKANGKFQPLQVEREPSEAWLGSIIPFEIDLDRNDLTTPYIEDMLVWIVPRRPVITSILLSIGKGFGMKLWIASILSICLIAISMMAVKKEHWCLSIWGSLWDQVDKKIPKKVRVIWAGWLILILHLVSAYKTVLVARLMNPVPREEIHNQAELVSSGLKLGFLSGGELLFNAEDEVEKIILEQYDLCDTVLACYKKVPEGQALMTNKMYADYLAGRDDVDNSIVENVSYFPAGRTYHICTIFVKGHAVVPAFNRIVRNIIEAGFISRWTKNARSVQARINIRKLGLSAEEKLSLINFQEGFILLVIGLVLGGISFFCEIIHHLLCKSVSRLQSK; encoded by the exons ATGGTTGCACTGAAAGAGGGATTTTTTCttgtcaaaataataataatcggggCTGCCGCTTCGCAAGAGATACTCTGGAATCTTGGAAAACGTAACGAGAGTAGATATGATAATATACTAAATAAGGAAGCACGATGCAAAACCAGGATCCTTCCATTGATACttgataaaattatcgatGTTTACATGACCGATGGATATAATTTGCTAATTGCTATAGGagatagaggaaaaaatgattgtTACTGTGAAAATATTGTGGGTGGATTTTTTAAACTTGGTACAAGAACTGTTCTCGCCACGACGCCAAATACAGATAAATTGAATATGTCTGAAGTCGTTTATCAACATCCAACTGGCTATATTCTCCTGGAAACTGATTCAAAGGAGATGAAAGATCAATTGATACAGTTTGCAAGAATGGGGAGTGCCTGGAATCCTAGAGGCCTGTTCATAAAGCTAGCGAACAGTAAAGTTGAGGCGGtaaatatgatgaaaaaattatgggaGAACTTTATCTATAAAGTCGTGATATTAATTATCGGCGACGGTTTCTCAG ATAAAATCGAAGCATATACTTGGCAGCCTTATCACCCACACGATTATTGTGGACCACCGACTTTGGAAAATCTAATTAAACTGGGAATATCCACGGAGGACTTtaactttgagaaaaaaaataatttccaaccCGGAATAATGCCAAAAACATTCGGCAATTGCCCACTTAATGTTACTATAAATATTTGGGAGCCTTACGTTTATCCAGAAGACAAGAATGAAGCTCAAAGGGGTATGGAGACAAGTCTAGTTCGaatggtttttcaaaaaatgaagatcaAGGCTAATGGTAAATTCCAACCTTTGCAAGTTGAAAGAGAACCCAGCGAGGCCTGGTTAGGTTCCATTATACCATTTGAAATTGATCTAGACCGGAACGATCTCACAACGCCGTACATTGAA gaTATGTTAGTCTGGATTGTTCCTCGTCGGCCGGTTATTACGAGCATACTTTTAAGCATTGGTAAAGGATTCGGAATGAAACTTTGGATAGCATCAATCCTCTCTATATGCTTAATAGCAATTTCTATGATGGCAGTTAAAAAAGAACATTGGTGTCTATCAATTTGGGGAAGTCTTTGGGATCAAGTAGATAAGAAAATTCCCAAAAAAGTCCGTGTAATTTGGGCAGGTTGGTTAATTTTGATTCTGCACTTGGTCAGTGCATATAAAACAGTACTAGTCGCTCGTTTAATGAATCCAGTGCCACGAGAAGAAATCCACAATCAGGCAGAATTAGTTTCATCAGGTCTAAAACTAG GATTCCTATCTGGGggggaattattatttaacgcAGAggatgaagtagaaaaaataattttagaaCAATACGATCTCTGCGATACCGTACTTGCATGTTATAAGAAAGTTCCGGAGGGCCAAGCATTAATGACAAACAAAATGTATGCGGATTACTTAGCTGGGCGGGATGATGTTGATAATTCGATAGTGGAGAACGTCAGCTATTTTCCAGCTGGTAGGACTTATCATATCTGCACAATCTTTGTCAAGGGTCATGCAGTGGTACCGGCCTTTAACAGAATTGTGCGCAATATAATCGAAGCAGGCTTCATCTCAAGATGGACGAAAAATGCCAGATCTGTACAAGCGAGGATAAATATACGGAAATTAGGTTTATCAGCTGAGGAAAAATTGTCTCTCATCAACTTTCAAGAGGGGTTCATTTTGCTCGTAATAGGCTTGGTCCTGGGAGGAATATCTTTCTTTTGCGAGATAATCCACCATCTACTTTGCAAAAGCGTCTCAAGATTACAGAGTAAATGA
- the LOC105688317 gene encoding uncharacterized protein LOC105688317 isoform X1, with protein sequence MVALKEGFFLVKIIIIGAAASQEILWNLGKRNESRYDNILNKEARCKTRILPLILDKIIDVYMTDGYNLLIAIGDRGKNDCYCENIVGGFFKLGTRTVLATTPNTDKLNMSEVVYQHPTGYILLETDSKEMKDQLIQFARMGSAWNPRGLFIKLANSKVEAVNMMKKLWENFIYKVVILIIGDGFSVLVDKIEAYTWQPYHPHDYCGPPTLENLIKLGISTEDFNFEKKNNFQPGIMPKTFGNCPLNVTINIWEPYVYPEDKNEAQRGMETSLVRMVFQKMKIKANGKFQPLQVEREPSEAWLGSIIPFEIDLDRNDLTTPYIEDMLVWIVPRRPVITSILLSIGKGFGMKLWIASILSICLIAISMMAVKKEHWCLSIWGSLWDQVDKKIPKKVRVIWAGWLILILHLVSAYKTVLVARLMNPVPREEIHNQAELVSSGLKLGFLSGGELLFNAEDEVEKIILEQYDLCDTVLACYKKVPEGQALMTNKMYADYLAGRDDVDNSIVENVSYFPAGRTYHICTIFVKGHAVVPAFNRIVRNIIEAGFISRWTKNARSVQARINIRKLGLSAEEKLSLINFQEGFILLVIGLVLGGISFFCEIIHHLLCKSVSRLQSK encoded by the exons ATGGTTGCACTGAAAGAGGGATTTTTTCttgtcaaaataataataatcggggCTGCCGCTTCGCAAGAGATACTCTGGAATCTTGGAAAACGTAACGAGAGTAGATATGATAATATACTAAATAAGGAAGCACGATGCAAAACCAGGATCCTTCCATTGATACttgataaaattatcgatGTTTACATGACCGATGGATATAATTTGCTAATTGCTATAGGagatagaggaaaaaatgattgtTACTGTGAAAATATTGTGGGTGGATTTTTTAAACTTGGTACAAGAACTGTTCTCGCCACGACGCCAAATACAGATAAATTGAATATGTCTGAAGTCGTTTATCAACATCCAACTGGCTATATTCTCCTGGAAACTGATTCAAAGGAGATGAAAGATCAATTGATACAGTTTGCAAGAATGGGGAGTGCCTGGAATCCTAGAGGCCTGTTCATAAAGCTAGCGAACAGTAAAGTTGAGGCGGtaaatatgatgaaaaaattatgggaGAACTTTATCTATAAAGTCGTGATATTAATTATCGGCGACGGTTTCTCAG tactTGTAGATAAAATCGAAGCATATACTTGGCAGCCTTATCACCCACACGATTATTGTGGACCACCGACTTTGGAAAATCTAATTAAACTGGGAATATCCACGGAGGACTTtaactttgagaaaaaaaataatttccaaccCGGAATAATGCCAAAAACATTCGGCAATTGCCCACTTAATGTTACTATAAATATTTGGGAGCCTTACGTTTATCCAGAAGACAAGAATGAAGCTCAAAGGGGTATGGAGACAAGTCTAGTTCGaatggtttttcaaaaaatgaagatcaAGGCTAATGGTAAATTCCAACCTTTGCAAGTTGAAAGAGAACCCAGCGAGGCCTGGTTAGGTTCCATTATACCATTTGAAATTGATCTAGACCGGAACGATCTCACAACGCCGTACATTGAA gaTATGTTAGTCTGGATTGTTCCTCGTCGGCCGGTTATTACGAGCATACTTTTAAGCATTGGTAAAGGATTCGGAATGAAACTTTGGATAGCATCAATCCTCTCTATATGCTTAATAGCAATTTCTATGATGGCAGTTAAAAAAGAACATTGGTGTCTATCAATTTGGGGAAGTCTTTGGGATCAAGTAGATAAGAAAATTCCCAAAAAAGTCCGTGTAATTTGGGCAGGTTGGTTAATTTTGATTCTGCACTTGGTCAGTGCATATAAAACAGTACTAGTCGCTCGTTTAATGAATCCAGTGCCACGAGAAGAAATCCACAATCAGGCAGAATTAGTTTCATCAGGTCTAAAACTAG GATTCCTATCTGGGggggaattattatttaacgcAGAggatgaagtagaaaaaataattttagaaCAATACGATCTCTGCGATACCGTACTTGCATGTTATAAGAAAGTTCCGGAGGGCCAAGCATTAATGACAAACAAAATGTATGCGGATTACTTAGCTGGGCGGGATGATGTTGATAATTCGATAGTGGAGAACGTCAGCTATTTTCCAGCTGGTAGGACTTATCATATCTGCACAATCTTTGTCAAGGGTCATGCAGTGGTACCGGCCTTTAACAGAATTGTGCGCAATATAATCGAAGCAGGCTTCATCTCAAGATGGACGAAAAATGCCAGATCTGTACAAGCGAGGATAAATATACGGAAATTAGGTTTATCAGCTGAGGAAAAATTGTCTCTCATCAACTTTCAAGAGGGGTTCATTTTGCTCGTAATAGGCTTGGTCCTGGGAGGAATATCTTTCTTTTGCGAGATAATCCACCATCTACTTTGCAAAAGCGTCTCAAGATTACAGAGTAAATGA